In Candidatus Saccharimonadales bacterium, a single window of DNA contains:
- a CDS encoding ROK family protein, with protein sequence MLVTVDTGGTKTLVASFSSDGLIQKKVKFQTPPDQTDYVTLLTATLSEQFGNETIDAISIALPGTVVNNVVTWCNNLTWENFDITASLAPYFKGIPIFVDNDANLAGLAETRILDPIPTSSLYVTVSTGIGTGVTTNGQIDPGLRHSEGGRILIEFEGKVREWESFASGKAIYGIFGKFARDITDENDWLQISDRISRGFLAVIPMVQPDVVIIGGSIGTYFERFGTSLEAILRDRLPSHIPCPQFLQAAHPEEAVIYGCYYYAIDCLAVK encoded by the coding sequence ATGTTAGTGACGGTCGACACGGGTGGGACAAAAACGTTGGTGGCGAGTTTTTCGTCGGATGGACTGATACAAAAAAAAGTTAAGTTCCAGACGCCTCCAGATCAGACGGATTATGTCACTCTTCTTACGGCAACATTGAGTGAGCAATTTGGAAACGAAACAATTGATGCTATTTCGATTGCGCTGCCAGGAACCGTTGTGAATAATGTTGTCACTTGGTGCAATAATCTTACGTGGGAAAATTTTGATATCACTGCAAGCCTCGCACCATATTTCAAAGGTATTCCAATCTTTGTGGATAATGACGCGAACCTAGCTGGGCTCGCCGAAACTCGAATCTTAGACCCAATTCCTACGTCCTCACTTTATGTGACGGTTAGTACAGGAATAGGCACAGGTGTTACGACGAATGGCCAAATTGACCCAGGTCTCCGTCATAGTGAAGGTGGCCGTATACTTATTGAGTTCGAGGGTAAAGTCCGAGAATGGGAGAGTTTTGCGTCAGGAAAAGCAATTTACGGAATATTTGGCAAATTCGCAAGAGATATAACGGATGAGAATGACTGGCTTCAAATTAGTGACCGTATAAGTCGAGGCTTTCTTGCTGTCATACCTATGGTTCAACCTGACGTCGTTATCATCGGTGGTAGCATTGGAACTTATTTTGAAAGATTTGGAACTAGCCTTGAAGCAATACTACGCGATAGGCTACCTTCTCATATCCCATGCCCACAATTCCTACAGGCTGCTCACCCAGAAGAAGCAGTTATTTACGGCTGCTACTACTATGCCATCGATTGCCTCGCTGTTAAATAG
- a CDS encoding S1 RNA-binding domain-containing protein, with product MATKAAITMDDLLADETGAKQLTAGEVITGKVLSLRKHEVLIDLGAQGVGFVPRREVGFSRALKEGDEVTASVVDSEMDNGYSLLSLRKAAKDRGWEEVIARQETGEVIDITPYDANRGGLLVEFEGVRGFLPVSQLSAEHYPRVGSSDKDEILQRLNALVGVSFKVRILDCDRKANKLIFSEKEAIKDGLAARFEKLAIGDKVNGVVTGVVDFGVFVNVEGIEGLVHISEISWERVNNPGDYVKVGQTIDAKIISIDKDRLSLSIKQLSDDPWMTEVDQFKPGSSVEGTVTRITPFGAFVQISPAVEALVHISELGEGSDADPEKVFTLNERKKFVVLDVEKDSRKISLSLADKKK from the coding sequence ATGGCAACTAAAGCCGCAATAACAATGGATGACTTGCTCGCCGATGAAACTGGCGCTAAGCAACTAACAGCAGGAGAAGTAATTACAGGAAAAGTTCTTTCACTTCGTAAACACGAAGTACTGATTGATCTTGGCGCTCAAGGAGTTGGATTTGTTCCACGCCGTGAAGTTGGATTTTCTCGTGCACTTAAAGAAGGTGACGAGGTCACTGCAAGTGTCGTTGATTCCGAAATGGATAACGGATACTCACTTTTGTCACTTCGTAAAGCTGCAAAAGATCGTGGCTGGGAAGAAGTGATTGCTCGCCAAGAGACAGGTGAAGTTATTGACATCACTCCATACGATGCAAATCGCGGTGGTCTACTCGTGGAATTCGAAGGTGTTCGTGGCTTCCTTCCTGTTTCTCAACTATCAGCTGAACATTACCCACGCGTTGGTTCAAGTGATAAAGATGAAATCCTACAGCGTCTTAATGCACTTGTTGGCGTAAGTTTTAAGGTACGCATTCTTGATTGTGACCGTAAAGCTAACAAACTGATCTTTTCTGAAAAAGAAGCGATCAAAGATGGTCTTGCAGCTAGATTCGAAAAACTAGCCATTGGAGATAAAGTAAATGGTGTTGTAACTGGTGTTGTCGACTTCGGTGTATTTGTTAACGTTGAAGGTATCGAAGGACTTGTGCACATCTCGGAAATTAGCTGGGAGCGTGTTAACAACCCTGGTGATTACGTTAAAGTTGGTCAGACAATCGATGCAAAAATTATTTCAATCGATAAAGATCGCTTAAGCCTTAGTATTAAACAATTGTCAGATGACCCGTGGATGACAGAAGTTGATCAGTTCAAACCAGGCAGTAGTGTCGAAGGAACGGTCACAAGGATTACCCCATTTGGCGCATTTGTTCAGATTAGCCCAGCCGTCGAAGCACTCGTTCATATAAGTGAGCTTGGCGAAGGCAGTGATGCAGATCCTGAAAAAGTCTTTACTCTGAATGAACGCAAAAAATTTGTAGTTCTTGATGTAGAAAAAGATAGCCGCAAGATCTCACTCAGTCTTGCTGATAAGAAAAAATAA
- the infB gene encoding translation initiation factor IF-2, producing the protein MAEKVVVVADSITVGELAETLNLPVTSLIGELFKNGIVATINQRIDFETATIIVEELGLDVELEKKVASTASERKIHTLSDKAVDRPPIVAVMGHVDHGKTSLLDAILQQKVVDGEAGGITQHISAYQTVRKGRSITLLDTPGHEAFAALRQHGAALTDVVIIVVAADDGVKPQTIEAIRFAKTANAKIVVAINKMDKESANPGLVKGQLAEHQIISDDKTWGGDVPMVEVSAKTGANIEELLDTVLLVADIEELKADIDVPGEGLVIESHMETGRGSVVGLLVEQGVLKPGQFLVAGTTYAKIRTLLDFAGKPIKSAGPATPVTVTGFKELPQFGNVFSVVANEKIARNQTALAKIEHDKNAASTNVTGADLLKMMTQKHESQDLNVIVKADVQGSLTSVMDSLRLVDTGGEITLRVIGSGVGSISENDIRLAANENTIIYGFNVELPPAVKRLAMRDKVQVRIFKVIYELLDDARSSMEAMLAPEVVETEIGTLTIKGVFRTLKDEIIAGGEVTSGKAVPNVLVRIKRGKEKIAEAEVTKVQRQQQEAKEVFEGEMCGLSIKLAHKMIIEEGDVLEFFSRELVKRTLK; encoded by the coding sequence ATGGCTGAAAAAGTAGTTGTTGTTGCTGACTCGATTACAGTGGGTGAATTGGCCGAAACGCTTAATTTACCGGTAACCTCACTGATTGGTGAGTTATTTAAGAATGGTATTGTTGCAACTATTAATCAACGCATTGATTTTGAAACTGCAACAATTATCGTCGAAGAACTTGGACTCGATGTAGAGCTTGAGAAAAAAGTCGCAAGTACAGCGAGTGAACGTAAGATTCATACTCTTAGTGATAAAGCGGTTGATCGGCCGCCGATTGTTGCCGTAATGGGGCACGTTGATCATGGTAAGACAAGTTTACTTGACGCTATTTTGCAGCAAAAAGTTGTTGATGGTGAAGCAGGTGGTATCACGCAGCACATTAGTGCTTACCAGACAGTACGTAAGGGTCGCTCGATTACCTTACTCGATACGCCTGGACATGAAGCTTTCGCAGCACTTCGCCAACACGGCGCAGCTCTTACTGACGTTGTTATTATTGTTGTTGCGGCTGATGATGGTGTAAAACCTCAGACGATTGAAGCAATTCGTTTCGCTAAAACAGCAAATGCCAAAATTGTAGTAGCAATAAATAAAATGGATAAAGAGTCTGCTAACCCGGGTCTTGTAAAAGGCCAGCTTGCTGAACATCAGATTATTTCAGATGATAAAACTTGGGGCGGGGACGTCCCAATGGTAGAAGTAAGCGCAAAGACTGGTGCGAATATTGAAGAACTTCTCGACACGGTTCTTTTAGTTGCTGATATAGAAGAGCTTAAGGCGGATATTGACGTGCCTGGAGAAGGCCTAGTTATTGAATCACATATGGAAACAGGACGTGGTTCAGTTGTCGGGCTGCTCGTTGAACAAGGTGTTCTAAAGCCAGGACAGTTTCTCGTCGCTGGCACTACTTACGCTAAAATTCGTACACTACTTGATTTTGCGGGTAAGCCTATTAAATCTGCAGGTCCCGCCACCCCAGTTACGGTAACTGGCTTTAAAGAACTACCGCAGTTCGGGAATGTTTTTTCGGTTGTTGCTAATGAAAAAATCGCTCGAAACCAAACGGCACTAGCTAAGATTGAACATGATAAAAATGCTGCGAGCACAAATGTTACCGGTGCTGACCTTCTAAAGATGATGACTCAAAAGCATGAGTCACAAGATCTTAATGTGATTGTAAAAGCTGATGTACAGGGTTCACTAACTTCAGTCATGGATAGCTTGCGTTTGGTTGATACGGGTGGCGAGATCACACTCCGAGTTATTGGTAGTGGTGTTGGTAGTATCTCTGAAAATGATATTCGTCTTGCAGCTAACGAAAACACGATTATCTATGGCTTTAATGTTGAACTGCCTCCTGCAGTTAAGCGGCTTGCGATGCGTGACAAAGTACAAGTACGTATTTTTAAAGTTATTTATGAGTTACTCGATGATGCTCGTAGCTCAATGGAGGCTATGCTTGCACCAGAAGTCGTTGAGACTGAGATTGGAACACTAACAATTAAAGGTGTGTTCCGAACTCTTAAAGACGAAATTATCGCAGGTGGAGAGGTCACTAGTGGTAAAGCCGTACCAAATGTACTCGTTCGTATTAAACGCGGCAAGGAGAAGATAGCTGAAGCTGAGGTTACAAAGGTTCAGCGTCAGCAACAAGAGGCCAAAGAGGTATTTGAAGGTGAGATGTGTGGTCTATCCATCAAACTTGCTCATAAGATGATCATCGAAGAAGGTGACGTCCTTGAGTTCTTCAGTCGTGAACTTGTTAAGCGAACTCTAAAATAA